In bacterium, a single window of DNA contains:
- a CDS encoding glycosyltransferase family 9 protein: METSNRPANILVIKMLGVGDVVWTTPLLSNLRRGFPQARISFLCRSFCAPVLANNPGLDEVISFDPGSLRSQLAFIRDLRRRKFDLVIDLFGSPRTAFLSLASGSGTRIGFDFGYRRLFYTKVLSSKEANRGHEVEFHLFPLKTLGIPVKSKELVLNLRPEETAFKDLTWGGWGIKAEETVVGLVATSGCSCRRWPEQSFSILARELSAMKNIRVVIFWGLSAELESAQRIAKGYEDKVLIIPQTSLRQMAALLSGCDLVIGNNCGPVQIATAFKVPVINFHGPTRPLGQGPWGVPHVILRNESLSCLECNKTSCPDPKCMTGITVEQVMAAFKTMMAGELGKR, encoded by the coding sequence ATGGAAACAAGCAATAGACCAGCCAACATATTAGTCATCAAGATGCTGGGAGTGGGAGACGTGGTCTGGACCACGCCGCTGCTGAGCAATCTGCGCCGGGGATTCCCCCAGGCCAGAATATCGTTCCTCTGCCGGAGCTTTTGCGCCCCGGTGCTGGCCAACAACCCCGGCCTGGACGAGGTCATCTCCTTTGATCCCGGCAGCCTCCGGAGCCAGCTTGCTTTCATCAGGGACCTGAGACGCCGGAAGTTTGACCTGGTGATAGATCTTTTCGGTTCGCCCCGCACCGCTTTCCTGTCGCTGGCCAGCGGATCAGGAACCAGGATCGGCTTTGATTTCGGCTACCGCCGGCTGTTTTATACCAAAGTCCTTTCGTCCAAAGAAGCCAACCGGGGCCACGAGGTGGAGTTCCATCTTTTTCCGCTCAAAACCCTGGGGATCCCGGTCAAGTCAAAGGAACTGGTCCTTAACCTGAGGCCGGAGGAAACCGCCTTCAAGGACCTGACCTGGGGCGGGTGGGGCATCAAAGCGGAAGAGACGGTGGTGGGCCTGGTCGCCACCAGCGGCTGTTCCTGCCGGCGCTGGCCGGAGCAAAGTTTTTCCATCTTGGCCCGGGAGCTGTCGGCCATGAAAAACATCCGGGTCGTGATATTCTGGGGACTGAGCGCAGAACTGGAAAGCGCCCAAAGGATAGCCAAAGGTTATGAAGACAAGGTCCTGATTATCCCCCAGACCAGCCTGCGCCAGATGGCGGCCCTGCTGTCCGGCTGTGACCTAGTGATAGGCAATAACTGCGGTCCGGTGCAGATTGCCACCGCCTTCAAAGTTCCGGTGATAAACTTTCACGGCCCCACCCGCCCGCTGGGACAGGGCCCTTGGGGAGTGCCCCACGTGATATTAAGGAATGAAAGCCTGTCCTGTTTGGAGTGCAACAAGACCAGCTGTCCGGATCCCAAGTGCATGACCGGGATCACCGTGGAACAGGTAATGGCAGCGTTCAAGACCATGATGGCCGGGGAACTTGGGAAAAGATAG
- a CDS encoding endonuclease III, with the protein MGKDSITLNINRVHQALLKCHGIPAPKKYPRVLDALVETILSQNTSDRNSHRAYLSLKKHFPGWRAAAAARPRALEAAIRTGGLARIKSLRISNLLNLIAREQGLISLEYLKKLSPEQAYHQLVSYDGVGPKTAACTLLFGAGMAVFPVDTHVYRVCQRLGWAAPKESAERFQERIGPSIPPKQVFNLHVNLITHGRQTCHPRRPDCGRCCLNLYCMYPHDSKPKNLKEERS; encoded by the coding sequence TTGGGAAAAGATAGCATCACCTTAAATATCAACCGGGTCCATCAGGCATTGTTGAAATGCCATGGAATACCCGCCCCCAAAAAATATCCCAGGGTGCTGGACGCCTTGGTGGAGACCATCCTTTCCCAGAACACCAGCGACCGCAACAGCCACCGGGCCTACCTTTCGCTGAAAAAACATTTTCCCGGCTGGAGGGCGGCGGCGGCAGCCCGGCCCCGGGCCCTTGAGGCAGCCATCAGGACCGGCGGCCTGGCCAGGATAAAATCCTTAAGGATCTCAAATCTGCTGAACCTGATAGCCCGGGAGCAGGGGCTGATCTCGCTGGAATATCTTAAGAAGCTGTCCCCGGAGCAGGCCTATCACCAATTGGTCTCTTATGACGGGGTGGGCCCCAAGACGGCTGCCTGCACCCTGCTGTTCGGGGCCGGGATGGCGGTTTTCCCGGTGGACACCCACGTCTACCGGGTCTGCCAAAGGCTGGGCTGGGCGGCTCCAAAAGAAAGTGCTGAAAGGTTTCAAGAACGGATCGGGCCGTCCATTCCCCCCAAACAAGTATTCAACCTGCATGTGAACCTGATCACCCACGGGAGGCAGACCTGCCATCCCCGCCGTCCGGATTGCGGACGGTGCTGCCTGAATCTCTATTGCATGTACCCCCATGACAGCAAACCAAAGAACCTAAAGGAGGAACGGTCATGA
- the dinB gene encoding DNA polymerase IV codes for MERLIAHVDMDCFYAAVEVLDNPELAGQPVIVGSDPKGGKGRGVVSASSYEARKFGVHSAMPISQAFRLCPQGVFLPGRMQRYGEVSGRIMEILLSFSPQMQQISVDEAFLDLTGCQRIFGSAEQMGKKIKLAIRQKCGLSASVGMGSNKLIAKIASDLQKPDGLVIIPAGREAEFLSPLPLRKLWGIGPKTEQRIKSSFKAETIGQLAAIPERALAKELGAMGEYLHQRANGVDDDPVCDGHEAKSIGRENTFDEDTADREVLLSTLLYLCDDVAGSLRDSQFQGRTITLKLRYTGFETHTYGKTYSKLPAAAGEIFQAAKRLFLDNWRPKDAIRLIGISVSNFDERPEQMGLFSETAAQSAKTESLEKAVDQVRKKLGKRAIVRGGTMER; via the coding sequence ATGGAACGCCTGATAGCCCATGTGGACATGGATTGTTTTTACGCGGCGGTGGAGGTTTTGGACAACCCGGAGCTGGCGGGCCAGCCGGTGATCGTGGGCTCCGACCCCAAGGGAGGCAAGGGCCGGGGGGTGGTCTCGGCCTCGTCATATGAGGCCAGAAAATTCGGGGTGCATTCGGCCATGCCCATCTCCCAAGCCTTCCGGCTTTGTCCCCAGGGCGTGTTTTTGCCGGGGCGGATGCAGAGATACGGCGAGGTCTCCGGCCGGATCATGGAGATACTCTTGAGCTTTTCTCCCCAGATGCAGCAGATATCGGTGGACGAAGCCTTCCTTGATCTGACCGGCTGCCAAAGGATCTTTGGTTCGGCCGAACAGATGGGGAAGAAGATAAAGCTGGCCATCAGGCAGAAGTGCGGCCTAAGCGCCTCGGTGGGAATGGGCTCCAACAAACTGATCGCCAAGATAGCCTCGGACCTCCAGAAACCAGACGGGCTGGTGATAATCCCTGCCGGCCGGGAGGCGGAATTTTTAAGCCCCCTGCCGCTGCGAAAACTGTGGGGCATAGGGCCCAAGACGGAACAGAGGATCAAATCGAGCTTTAAGGCCGAGACCATCGGACAACTGGCAGCCATCCCGGAGAGAGCCCTGGCAAAAGAACTCGGCGCAATGGGGGAGTACCTGCACCAGCGGGCCAACGGGGTGGACGACGACCCGGTCTGTGACGGGCACGAAGCCAAGTCCATCGGCCGGGAGAACACCTTTGACGAGGACACCGCCGACAGGGAGGTGCTGCTTTCCACTTTACTCTACCTTTGCGACGATGTGGCCGGCAGTTTGAGGGACAGCCAGTTCCAGGGAAGGACCATCACCCTTAAACTGCGCTACACCGGTTTTGAGACCCACACCTACGGAAAAACATATTCCAAACTGCCGGCGGCGGCCGGCGAGATCTTCCAGGCGGCCAAGAGACTTTTCCTGGACAACTGGCGGCCAAAGGATGCCATCAGGCTGATCGGAATATCGGTCTCCAACTTCGATGAAAGACCGGAGCAGATGGGGCTGTTCAGCGAGACCGCTGCCCAATCCGCCAAAACCGAGAGCTTGGAAAAGGCGGTGGACCAGGTCAGGAAGAAGCTGGGCAAGAGGGCCATAGTCCGGGGCGGCACGATGGAACGTTGA
- a CDS encoding glycosyltransferase family 4 protein: MRVLHIVTAFPRHEQDVITPWLVEMLKKLKAQGAEVEVFTSSYQGLGDQMLWGIPVHRFRYFFSRWENLTHEEMAVDRMTRSPLYKILPGFYLIGGILAVLKLCRKNKYDVIHVHWPMPHAVFGWAAKQACKAKLVTTFYGAELRWVKNSLPFMKWFLRWAIRISDRVVAISTFTANEVRSISDVQVEVIPYTIGFSTKAEGRRQKTKFGEPVILTVGRMVERKGVRYLIEAMQQLPQARLEVVGGGPLLPELKEQAEDLGVADRVHFAGKVSEAELIEHYRRAAVYVQPGIIDSRGDTEMLGVVLLEAIHYGVPVVGSDIGGITDIIINEKTGLLAPQKDHLALATAIERILTEEKLRQRLVEGADEHLKTNFSWDTIISKWMTIYKA, translated from the coding sequence ATGCGAGTACTGCACATAGTAACAGCCTTTCCCCGGCACGAGCAGGATGTGATCACGCCCTGGCTGGTGGAGATGCTGAAAAAGCTCAAAGCCCAGGGGGCGGAAGTGGAGGTATTCACTTCGTCCTACCAGGGGCTGGGGGACCAGATGCTGTGGGGCATTCCGGTGCACCGTTTCCGCTATTTCTTTTCACGCTGGGAAAACCTGACCCACGAGGAAATGGCGGTGGACCGCATGACCCGTTCCCCGCTGTACAAAATCCTTCCGGGTTTCTACCTGATAGGCGGGATCCTCGCGGTGCTCAAACTGTGCCGCAAGAACAAGTATGACGTGATCCACGTCCACTGGCCGATGCCGCACGCCGTGTTCGGCTGGGCGGCCAAGCAGGCCTGCAAAGCAAAACTGGTGACCACCTTCTACGGCGCGGAACTGCGCTGGGTGAAGAACTCCCTGCCGTTCATGAAATGGTTTTTGCGCTGGGCCATCAGGATCTCCGACCGGGTGGTTGCCATCTCCACTTTTACCGCTAATGAGGTCAGGAGCATCTCTGATGTCCAGGTCGAGGTCATACCTTATACCATAGGGTTTTCCACAAAGGCAGAAGGCAGAAGGCAGAAAACGAAATTTGGGGAACCAGTGATCTTGACTGTCGGGCGGATGGTGGAACGGAAAGGGGTTAGATATCTGATCGAAGCCATGCAGCAACTGCCGCAGGCCAGGCTGGAGGTGGTGGGCGGCGGACCGCTGCTGCCGGAGCTGAAGGAACAGGCTGAGGATCTTGGAGTAGCGGACCGGGTGCATTTTGCCGGAAAGGTCTCCGAAGCCGAACTGATCGAGCACTACCGCCGGGCCGCGGTCTATGTCCAGCCGGGGATCATAGATTCCCGGGGCGACACCGAGATGCTGGGGGTGGTTCTGCTGGAGGCCATCCACTATGGGGTGCCGGTGGTAGGTAGCGATATAGGCGGGATCACCGATATCATCATAAATGAAAAGACCGGACTGCTGGCGCCACAGAAGGACCATCTGGCTTTGGCCACGGCCATAGAAAGAATATTGACGGAAGAAAAGTTAAGGCAACGATTGGTTGAGGGCGCCGATGAGCATCTTAAAACCAATTTCAGCTGGGATACCATAATTTCCAAATGGATGACCATTTACAAAGCTTAA